One part of the Podarcis muralis chromosome 3, rPodMur119.hap1.1, whole genome shotgun sequence genome encodes these proteins:
- the LOC114594589 gene encoding ankyrin repeat domain-containing protein 9-like codes for MASNQASLQDDQSRHCKFLSYMFYQAVRDHKPVWMLEDMRTMEYFYWEENASLRTYSPSEALLYAVVHNHLPYAQYLLSHFPEEALKVPGEHFCYCPSSAPHLAMAVTYDRRDILGLIISISHKLPSLNSYINRTGCFHLEDGKTPLHLACELLRSETVLILLGNGASPRIEDSKGLTPLDVILEQMWDSKVNVASKKLCLDYLLLFMPSPRFKMRKVLQEHPEHWAVLLGEDKFNSLVGNMPASLYLQAMQTILQTLPPSHFPKSIQELPIPQALKPLPRFGKQHPTKNMVNVFP; via the coding sequence ATGGCCAGTAACCAGGCCAGCTTACAGGATGACCAGAGCAGGCATTGCAAGTTCTTATCCTATATGTTTTACCAAGCTGTCAGAGATCACAAACCTGTCTGGATGCTGGAAGACATGAGGACTATGGAGTATTTCTACTGGGAAGAAAATGCCAGCCTGAGGACCTATTCCCCTTCCGAAGCCCTGCTCTACGCCGTGGTTCACAACCACCTGCCTTATGCCCAGTACCTGCTGTCTCATTTTCCGGAGGAGGCTCTCAAAGTCCCCGGGGAACATTTCTGCTATTGCCCTTCCTCTGCTCCTCACTTGGCCATGGCTGTCACCTACGACAGGAGAGACATTCTGGGGCTGATCATCAGCATCTCCCACAAGCTGCCCAGCCTGAACTCCTACATCAACCGAACCGGCTGCTTCCACCTGGAAGATGGGAAGACCCCTCTGCATCTCGCCTGCGAGCTCCTGAGGTCAGAGACGGTTCTGATCCTCCTGGGGAACGGGGCCTCTCCCAGGATAGAGGACAGCAAAGGACTGACACCGCTGGATGTCATCTTGGAGCAGATGTGGGACTCGAAAGTCAACGTGGCGTCCAAAAAGCTCTGCCTCGATTACCTCTTGCTTTTCATGCCCAGCCCTCGGTTCAAGATGAGGAAGGTGCTGCAAGAGCACCCAGAACACTGGGCAGTTCTGCTAGGGGAGGACAAGTTCAATAGCCTGGTGGGGAACATGCCTGCATCTTTATACCTGCAAGCTATGCAAACCATCCTTCAGACTCTCCCACCCTCCCATTTCCCTAAAAGCATCCAGGAACTTCCTATACCTCAGGCATTAAAGCCCCTGCCTCGCTTCGGCAAGCAGCACCcaacaaaaaatatggtaaatgttttTCCATGA